The region TAAATATATTCTCTGTAGggttacaatttaaaatgatacattattTAACTTTTACACGAATGAAAACCATGGTGGGTTTCCTGAAATTCTAAAAGATTTCACCATTGCAAAATTGTAATCTACATTACTGTACATATGTCAGAGACCTCAGATCATTTCTTTAAATTCTAAGCAAATAAGTATtaatttaaagggaatgtcttcGATTGTTGGGgaaactctgttctctctggtgtgtttacgttcagaagatTCACATCTGTTACATTGgagtggtatgtttgagggaaaaacaACTACTTTAAATTGTCTATAAGTTTTTATGCACTGTTTGGattaccatagaaactcatCTGTAACCCAGGTTGCTTATTTTTGTGAAattttcagtatgtgtttaatttcatgcaattagcgctctcctgaatttaagGTCAGTTCCagctacagcaaaaatatgtcaatattatcCACATATGGAGTAGGAATGGAGCAATATCACcttagttcatgcttttcaacatttggaaacATATTCATTGTGTAAAAGCCTCCAAAACACCTAGCATACAGGACCAAAACAGAGACCCAAAGAGCTtgcagagctagcaaatggtgagaaaactcAAATTTAACATCAAATTTAACAGTTACATCttctgagatttttttaaaaagcagaaaatatgttattaacagaaaatatataaaaagtctCATTATCTAATTAGAATATGAAATGGTTCAGAATAGAATATGTCCGCTTTTTCCATTCATAACGTAATTTTTTAGGAGATTGCTatcagttttattattttttttctatgaatCGTGTAGGGATATTGTTCCACACCTACGAAGCCTTAGAAGCTGgttgcattgtttatttttattttttttgcttctcATAGATCCAACATATTAAATGAGTCCCAAGTGGATTATACAATCTCTTGTCTCCTGGAAAGTACTTCTCTGCACTCAGAGTCACTACACTGCTCAGTTTACACAATATTTATCATTGGATGAGCTACTGCAGAGGAGGCTCACACTCTATACGATCCTTTCACCTGAACTTCACCTAAAGAGATCCCTGACAAAGACCACCCACAAAGACCAGCTGGTCTTTCATAACAATACATGAGAACTGTGACATTATGAATGTAGAGCCTTAGTGCTCTCTTTGGCTGTTGCTCACTGATGCTCCTGCTTCTTGACACAGTGGAGACACTATACAAGATTAATTGTTTAAATACTTTTGTAAAGATTTTATTTCCCTTCTGAAACTTTTAAAAGGGCAGAGTAGCTGACACAGATGAGTGCAGTGAACTGTCATTAAATTAGGGGCTTCACAGCTTCTAAATTGTGTCTGTGGCGGCACAATCAGGCTTACATTCTGTAGCGTGTACTCAGAGTTAATGGAATTGTTGTTAATGTAATTACTGAACAAAAACGAAGGGTTGTCTCATTCTATATTTCTATTTCTTTTTAAGTTTGCAGCAGATTCTTCATTGATCAGAAGTGGTTTTGTGCTTACAATTTGTAAAATGATATCTCAATCTCTGAATGGCTGTTATGAAATGAGCACGTTTGTGGATGGAGCATTTTCTGCAGTACTTAGACATCACAGAAAATAAGATAAGTCACTGAAGGTATAAAGTATAAAGCAGCTGGGACAGGAGATAATGTCAGAGAACTAGAAGACTAAAAAAGTCTATTGAAGCTTATAGTCAGGCAGTAAGCAGCATCTATACAcaaaactccacacagacatgaTGTCCTATGGCTTCTAAGAGACTTCTGATGGAGCCTTAATGTGGCTGTAAAATTGAGTATGTTGAAGTTCAGTCATTTACCAAACTTCACTGCAATTAGTGATTAAAAAttaccagaaaaaaaagattaaattcACAGGAATCACAAGGAACTGAACATAAAAATAGCTTTATGTCTCTTTTTCACTTTTTGCATTCCAAACCATCAATGCAACTGCTTCTCTTTCAAAGAAGGCAGATGATAAATTCAACTGAAAATGATCCAAAGATCAAAAAAGACACTGAGCATTTTGAAACTAAGTCAATATCAAGTGTTATCAGAAAGTTAATATTTCACAAGCTACCTGTTTGAAGAGAAGCAGCATCAGAGTAATGTGCCTTTTTGAATTTTGAACATTGAAGCTTTTGTAAGATTGTACCACACACAAGGAAACAGTCCAATTTCTTGCTGTTGTATCCATTAAGACTTGCTTGTGTGCATCTCCTACgtctttctgtttgtgtttgtgtgtgtatgtacagttgGCTTCATAGAGGGGTGCGTTGCCTGAGCGGTGATGAAGGTGGTAGCGGTGCATACAGCAGATGGTCCCTTTTCGCTTTAGAAATTAGCAGAACGTTTCTTGGCTCTGGTTAAGCTACAATGCCTAGAGAGGTGGGCAGACATAGATTTGCTTCTGTTAAAAATGTGAGAAGAAAATATCTGAACATGAAGGAGATAATACATGGGAAAACTGAATATTAAAGGACCCATATGCTACTGTTTTGCACATTTTCTCTTTGAAAtctgttcatgtttttattttttttatttatttattttttcatttttgcacTTCACAGTTGAACCTCGCTATATTCTCATATATAAACAGTTTTTATTACTCTTCTtatactgtgcctttaagactaaCGTGTAAAAaatctctgttctgattggctgcctgaGATGAAACACTGCTTATAACATGGATTTGAAATTGAGAAGCTATATTGCTATACAGTAAGTGGGCAGATGTGTGTAAAGGTGCTGGGTTTCACCAAAATACCAAAAGCAATTAATTCAAAATGGACAGTTACATTCTgctatgtaaacaaacagatcatttagtttttctctattttttatttttctctatgatatgggccctttcactgtccaatgaaaatcaTTTATCCCCAAAACAGCAACAGGAAAttgatgtaaaaaaatgttataataCAATTAGTTTTGGAGCATTCCTCTTGGTCCTTTCTTCATTAAATTCTCAAACAGtgagttcaaatgatgcagtaaaataaaaacaaaaatggagataaatgtttttcatcGGACAGTGATGATACAAAGCTAGGATAAGAGTGAGATTACCTGCTATCTCTCTGCAGTCACTCTCGTCTCTCCTAATGCCCCTGTAACACAGGAGAGATTACAGAGGATACATTTCCACTATCAAAGTTAACCCAAGAGTTGCATGAAGCATCACCCCTGACCCCTGCACTCACTGTTGAAGAGTGGCTCAGCTTGTCAAAACGGAACTTCAGGTTTGACCTAGGTGAAGTTTTGATTTTCCCATCTGatatagaaagaaaaaatgtataGTAAAATGTTGAGTTTCtgtttgtgagagagtgtgtgtgtgtgtgtgtgtgtgtgtgtgtatggtgggaGGAGCTTGTGTAGATGAGTTCATGCATGCAGAGAGCATGTTCTTACATGCATGTCCATGcctgtgcaagtgtgtgtgaatgtcttTAATTTCATTACCAGTAGGACTGCGGCACATAATGAGTGGTGTTGCAGAATTCTGGCTCTCCACAATGAGCGAGGGGCTGAACACAGCGAATGAGGCCGAACTTGGATGCCTGCTCTGGGGGAACACAACATGCACCAGTGCCCTGTCACTACCAGTCCTCCAACTGCCCCTCACTTGCTGTAGTAAGCCAAAAAGCAATCTAGTGTAGCCCTTCCTGGTTCAGGTAATACAGGTAATACCCGGTTTATTTAACCTCTGTATGATCAATGACCTCAACAACGGGCTGTGGAGAAGTATAAATGGAAGTGGAAATTTTCTGGATGTTTCAATGATTAATCCTTTAATATCATGATGTTTACATGgctgaataaaaaaatcaaattctAACAATGTTATAATATCCAGTGTAAATCCTTTGTAAAAGACTACAGGCTGTTGCTGAAGCAACAGGAAACAACGTAACAAACTATAATCTTAATTTCGAAAGAGACATTGAGcaagcaggtgtctacaaactttaggTCATACAAGTAGTATATCTGATACCCGGCTGTCCAGGCCAGTGTGTTTGAGGTGGATTTGAAAACCCCCTTTGGTGGCCCATAGGTTTAGAATATTCACTTTTTCCTTTCAACCTGTTATGCTCATCCCTGGTGCTATGGCCCTTCTCATCCCTAAGCCCTAGACTATACTCTATGCTTTGCAGTGGTGCATTATGTGCAGCTTCTATGACCTTGATGAAGTTTGCTGTGGCATGGCATGAAATGTTGTACTGCAATGTGAGGTGTAGCATTGATTAATACCATCAACCAATAAATGAATCAACAAGTAAATATctgtgcaaaaaaataaatacaaaaataaatatcccTGCTTGTGAAATCCTTTCAACACATATTTAAGCATGTGAACTAATATGATACATAGGAAAATAAATTatggaaattatttaaaaacatgagaAATTCTTATTATTAAGGCCTTCCCACAAATGTTTCTTGTTTCcataatttattaatgtattgtgTAATGATCTCATGAGCAGTgctacataaaatatttttgggTGCTTATGTTGTAGCTGTGCCGTATTTttgtgagagtatgtgtgttATACATTGTCTTTGTAATAATGATGTGATTCTTTCATATTTTGTAACTGTGCCGGGCTCTAGCTGTGCTGATTCTGACCGTATCCAGCTCCTCCAGGCCCTCTCCCTCCCCAGCTGTGCTGCTGAAGCTGCTGGTGCTGGAGGACGAGCGAGAGATGTTAGTTCTGCCGCTGCACTCCTTCAGCTTGACAAACGGCCTGCAGAACACAGACAGGACAGTGAGACAGAAGAATGATTCATTGACTGTAGGAACTAATACAGCTGTTGAGTCATAAAGCAGAACTGAAAAGCCACAATGCAACCTACCTCTCTTTGTTTGGACAGATCTCTGGTGAACTTGGATTAGATGATGTCTCAGACCTTACTTCCTGTGAGTGTGGAATTATGTCTGCTGTTTTTTGCTCGCTGCAGAAATAGAGAGGGTAATATATACAGTAGTCCAGTAAATCACATGCACACTGCATAGAAGAATATATGTAATCTGTAAATAACTACAGACAGATTTGCCAAAATCtgatgtaatatatatatacatatatatatatatatacatatatatatatatatatatatatatatatatatatatatacatatatatatatatatatagagagagagagagagagagagagagagagaggaaacccacagagacacagggagaacacaccacactcctcacagacagtgtgaCTTTAGCTTTGTTCTCCTAGCATATTTAACTACAATATTAACTTTCAATACATTAAGTGGGTGTTTCATGTAAgtgacaaagagaaagagagacctgCGAGTTGGGTGTCTCTCAGTAGGGCTATCTGTGCTGGAGTGCAATCTGGGAAACAGGCCTGAGCGCCGCTTCACTGGACTCTTCAGAGGAGATTTAGCTGACACAACTGGaggctgcacacacacaagcacacaaacacacatacacctgtttTAGAAAATGTCAAGATGTAATCAATGGTCAatgtagggctggacgatacaacagaaatatataacacaatgttttttttaattttggtcaatacgatataattctgatatcgatatgatccactgaaaaaccttttcagaacaaacaagaaacatgacatcaccatcaaacataaacctattggctttgtcaatattaataattgAAACTAAATTTTATTgtgagtgcaatgaactgacgccagcgccctgtaatgaacgccagtcagtgacagattttgtaaatgtacataacgtgtttaaaaatatcattgttattgaaacattttatattgtgatatatattgatattgaattattgtccagccctaggtgagtgatttcattttgtttacagatatgagtaaaaaaacaatatattgatattgaattattgtccagccctaggtgagtgatttcattttgtttacagatatgagtaaaaaaacaataactgcAACAATAACCAAACCTTTGAACTGTAGCCTTTACTGTATCATCAGCCTAATCCTAATGTCCTGAAAATCCATGAAAACAAAtaaccaaacacacactaagTGGTCTGAGTTTGTCCTTGAGTGAGGCACTGATAGAGTAAAGTAACAGTGTAGAGCTTAATGGTACAGCACCAATCTAAAACTCCTTCAGGCACTTGCATCATCCAAtaaagatttcattatagagccttaatgctctctctctttctaccccccaccccccaaacctctatctcctttttttcccctctcactCCACTGCTCACTCCCTTTCCAatacactccctctctctctctctctctttctcgtttctttctctctctatgccTCTCTCACCGTGAAGGTGCTCTTGGTGCACTCAGTGCTGCTCTGAGGGAGAACTCCTCCACTCACACTGGATGGTACCCCTCCAGCTCCTGGGGACTTGTGCTTGTGAGAGCCCACCATCGTCTCCATGGAGTGACTCCTCACCCGCATGGCTCTCTAGGggaggggtggagagagagagagagagagagagagagagagagagagagagagagagagagagagagagagagagagaataagtaTTACTCTAGCTTAAAATTGGATTTTGAAGTAATGCGCCTGAATCATTTAGCTGAAGTTATTCACCGTGTTAATAGTTTGTGCACTGCTGTACATTTTTACAccagcaaatattttttttaaggcAGACCACTTAATAGTAGCATCTCTGAtctcaaaatatttatatttacattataaatATGTTACGGTTCAGAGGGCCTTCTCACTATTATTACTCAACATGATACTAACCACATTGTGTTATTTGCACTTTGAAAAAAAGCGTTGGTAGGCTTAAAGACTGATTTGGAGAGACGTAGTTAACTGTCAAATATGTTGATGGGACTGGTTTAGGACTAGTCATATTTATCTGTATTCACTAGGCTTGTTTCTTGTCTGGGAAACCGCCCCATAACGAACGTACAAAGCCTAGCACTACCGTGAGCCTACAGTAGATGGCGCCACATGCCAGGACAGAGTGTAATTGCAGAATTCAGGAGGAATAGAATCAGAACAGAATCTGTTTTCATTATAATGGAACTTTATTACAAAACTTTTTTAAACCCCATGTCATTTACTTTAATGATCACCTCCACAATGAACAACAAGTCTGTGATAATCTGTAACATTAAATGGAAGTGTGTTGGCTCAAAAAAACTTTTGCACGAATTTATGAGTACAAGAAACAACAAGAAATAAGTCAAATGCAACTGTACCAAAATGGGCTTTGACACCTGAGACTTATTGACTCTGCTAAATTTACCAAATATTCCAACGCTTTTGTTATTTACCTCACATAGTATCACTATTATTTTATACTTTACAGCATCTATGTAAATAATACTTAATCCTATTCATATACACATGTATAAACCTTTATTTCCTCATAATTGAATTGTTATTGATATGTAAATATCAAAAAAATTGTATGTGAAACAGCAGAATTCCAGTATAAGAAAAAAACTATGAATGACTAGAAAATAGGTGGAATTctcttttaatttgttattgaGGCCTGTCTATTAGCATGTTCTATACACTGTATAAAACTCGGTGTGTTCGGTGTGGTCTGTAGGTTCAGGCACTGGACGTCTGTGTCAGCTGGATGATGTAGAAGACAATGATGGCTGCTACACAAATCAGCACGGCAtgagcagtgtgtgagtgtgaaacaccccacacacacctccacactgcCTGcaaacagccacacacacacacagtcacacattgtAGGGCCTCAGTCTCAAGCAGAATTCactgattattttctttttgggAGGAGTTTcaaatttaatgattaatgatGAATAAACTTCTGTTGAATGTAATTATTCTGATAAAATGTCTCAATCATAAGAATAGTGAAGAAGTTCAACAGTGTGAGCTGATTCCACTCTCATAACCACCTACATTTCACATTATATCCACATTTTCTAGTAATGACCAAATGTAGTAGTTTACAGGCTTACAGATACTTTTGAAAGCTCACCTTGAAAGACTCCAGCAGACCCCCATGAGCTCCATTTTCTAGCTTATCCTCATCTGTAACTGAGCCTAACCCTAATGTAGCCTGGGTCTGTCTGTGAAGTTCATCATGCAGGTTATCAAGCAGAGCTGCTCTCGTTCTCCCCTggaacacatacaaacacaacacacacacacacacacacacgtgtagtTCCATTCCTTTCAATTCTGTATTTATGCAGGTACTTTTAGCTGAGGCTAAAATTTGAATTGAATTGTAGAGTGAAAAGAGtacaatatgaaaaaaaaaaaataatttgtcaAAAACATGCATTTGCACTTTTTTAGTTACCCCAACAAAAGTAGGACTTGATGTCTAAATTGTTCTCTTTTGACACTGGATATATGAGGAACACAATATCCCTAGTTATACAAACAATCTGCTGAACCCAAAACATTACTTAACCTACTCACACCACACCCAGGTCAATTTGTAGAAAAAGTTGAATCTGTGTGCAACCTTAATTTAGTTGTGATCTGAGTGGGTTGTTAGAGGTTTTGAGTATGCATTTACAGAATGTGCTGACTTTTAGCATATGTTGCAGTTTTTTTGATTGCTTAAACACTACAAACAGGCTTTTGAACTAAAAATCAAAATgccatttattaaaataaccCCAATTTCCATAAACTCTAACCaatattcctttttttaaaaaatattattcagaTCTTTTGACCTGTCAATGTAAAACTCAAAAAATAAATCCCTTCATTCTTCATCACCTACACCGGGTGTTCATTTAGAAAACATTACCATTCAATATTGTTCACTCAATTCAACATAGCTTGAGCCCAGCTAGAACACAATGACCTCAGTGGAAACACTAGGAGTCAAAATTGATCACACACCAGTCAGAACCTTCAATAGAAAGATAAAAAAGGGCCTGAGTCAGTTCATTCAGGTTTGGAACAATGAATCCAGAGAAACCTGATGGAAAAGATCAAGGAcaccagagagaaggagaaggaggaatAAGTGAAGGAAGAGGAAGAGTAGGAGgtggagaagaggagaaagaggaggagacgCGTAGTCATTTCCATTGATGCGTGTCAGGGGTGGTCAGGTAAGCAAGGGGAGTCATCCCTCTTTTGCCTGACTAGGGCTGATACAGCCTGAGATGCTAACATGATTCTCTGGCCTGACAGGATACTGGGAattatatttgttgttgtttagtgtATTGTACTGTACAATAAggaatacattaattcattcattcattatctgtaaccgcttatccagttcagggttgcggtgggtccagagcctacctggaatcattgggcgcaaggcgggaacacaccctggagaggacgccagagacacactcacacctacggacacttttaagtcgccaatcttttgatccacctaccaacgtatgttttttgactgtggccggaaaccggagcacccggaggaaacctacgcagacacagtgagaacacaccacactcctcacagacagtcacccggaggaaacccacgcagacacaaggagaacacaccacactcctcacagacagtcacccggaggaaacccacgaggacacggggagaacacaccacactcctcacagacagtcacccggaggaaacccacgcagacacaaggagaacataccacactcctcacagacagtcacccggaggaaacccacgaggacacggggagaacacaccacactcctcacagacagtcacccggaggaaacccacgcagacacaaggagaacacaccacactcctcacagacagtcacccggaggaaacccacgcagacacaaggagaacacaccacactcctcacagacagtcacccggagcgggaatctaacccacaacctgtgACTCACAGCCATTCTCAACATTACACATTGTCAGTTTTTATAATATTGTTCTGAATTGATCTCACCAGTGAAAAGACTATGTTGTAGCAGATGTGTTtttgagtgattgtgtgttatGTCGGAAGACAGTGTTTGGTTTCATAGCAAGTTTAAGTAGAGAGCTTCATTTTGACTTGAAATGAGGAAGTTTGGGGAATTGGGTTAGAAGTTATGCATTTGCGTTTAGAGTTTCAGGAAATGGAGACATCATTTCACACGTGTTTAAGCAATCAAGAAAAACTGAGAACAATTTGCTTCAATGTCCATGACTAAACTAAAGCAGGACAAATGTATAAAGTTTTAATTAGATCAATTATTCCCTTGATTATCGCAGAGCTGAACATTGTGGCcaaaattttaatcaaaatatatttcttaatttcgataaatacaatatatttccgataccaatataaacaataaaaatgccaCAGAATAAAAGCAACATAACATTACCATCAAACAACAATCTCTTGGCTTTGTcgatatttttaaactaactttaaaattgagtgcaatgaactgatggcagcaccctgtaataatgctgtaaataatatatatagaaaaattgaaaatgtttatgaaaatcatatcattgctattgaaacattttatattgtgatatatattgatactgaaatattgtccagccctaatttaTTGACTGATTGAACGATTGAGTGTTACTGTTACATAATGCCTTTCTAAACACCCAAGGATTCTAGAAAATCAACACTGCACAAAACACCATTGCAAGTGTAGTGAGATAATatattcagaagaaacaaaCTCAGAAAAGGCACTTAGTAGTATCTGCATATCTTACTGTGGTTAACCTGCTCCACTGATTTTGCACCAATAAAAAAATTGTAACTCTATTAAGCTGAACTGACATGTCCATACCGTGGAGTTCCCACTTACCTCCAGCTTAGCAAACTTGTCAGATTTGTAGCAGGCGTTCTCTGCATTGATAAGTTTTGTCAGCAGGAACTCTCGGAACTCAGGACCCtgtgagaagaaaaaaataaataaaatcactgtCATCACCATCCTGTTCCTGTGCTAACACCCATGCTGTGCTAAGCGAACCTGACACAGCCTTCATCTCCTCCTCACCTTCTTAAACACTGCAGGGTTTGGCAGTGGGGGTCCGAATGGTGGCACGTCCTCACGGGCCGTGACAGAAACCTGCAACAAAAACGGAGACAGAGATCACCACACTTATCTTCATTCGGCTGGTTTGGATAAGTGCAATTTAAGCTATGGATGACTCTGTTGATCTGAAACAATGGATTTTGGAATCAGTTCCAATTCAGATCAATTCCAATTCAGATCCTATGTCTTATTTCAAGGCTCTATTCCCACTACGGTCAAAGAGGTGCGGTAACTGGACTTTGTCAGCTTAATTTCAGTGTTACAGGAGGTGGGTTATAGAGCATTAGTAGGTGGTTGCTAGGTTACACATAATTCAGAGTGCTGCTAAGCTGTTCGTATGGTTCTCAAGATGTTTTCTAGGCAGTTGCTATAGCGATTTATGTAGCTGTTAGGTGGCTGTGTGATACTATAAGTATAGTGCAGGGTAATCCTCATGGTTGCTCCTGATATACTCAGATGGTTGCTAGAGTGCTTTCTAGGCACTTGTTTAAGGGCTGTGGTATTGCAGGTAATTGCTatagtgttttctgtttttagcTATCAGCATTGTAGATGCAGGCTGTGTTATCCCAGTTAGTCTTTATATTTCCAAATATACAAACTGAAAATATTTTGCCTATTCTAAGCCTTACCTTGTATGTAGTGTGGTCTGTGCAGGAGTTTTCTGCCTGCACCAGAATATAAGCGTGCAGGAAGTTAGAGGCAATCATGTCAGGGACAAACGGAGTGGATTCTTCCTGGAAGACTGCAGCTACTATATCGTTCCCAATGTGCCTTTTCCTCTGCAGCTGCAAGCACACAACGTTAtcacaacattttacatttccACAGAAAATGTCCTTCATTTTCCTAAAGTGTTGTTGCTCAACTAAAATGGTTAGTCATTTCATGGCGGATGTTACCATTCATAACAATATAAAATGCAACATATGACTATATTAATGCATATTAAACTATATTATTCAGAACAAATAGTTTAAAAGTGTACATTTTTAACTATAAATactaactatatttctgttatCATATCTGTTGTACATAtattgacattcattcattaattctctgtagcccttatccagttcagggtcgcggtgtgtccagagcctacctggaatcattgggcgcaagggggggatacaccctggagggggcgccagtccttcacagggcaacacagacacacacacacacattcactcacacacttacacctacgggcacttatgagtcaccaatccacctaccaacgtgtgtttttggactgtgggaggaaaccggaggaaactcacgtggacacggggagaacacacaaactcctcacagacag is a window of Hoplias malabaricus isolate fHopMal1 chromosome 1, fHopMal1.hap1, whole genome shotgun sequence DNA encoding:
- the rap1gap2a gene encoding rap1 GTPase-activating protein 2a isoform X3, yielding MLKRKRSVSFGGFGWIDKSSIAALKARKQELLTISSVPLGECPPSPPRTAPPTMKSAEFFDMLERMQIPKTEETKKHKDDYIPYPRIEDVLEKGSPYPQVILPQFGGYWIEDVEAPVGTPTSSDSSFCEDEEAEGSGPGGEGGGFSFRLESNSTARAFRKHFLGREHMNYYCTGSSLGNLIMSLKHEEAEGQEFLRIMLRSKTKTLHDRIPLEGLPQLPSVPQIAKLLCDDVTGLKFNPVLYPRGSQLIVSFDEHEINNTFKFGVIYQKFGQTSEEELFGNNEETPAFAEFLSLLGENIELQDFKGFRGGLDVSHGQTGSQSVYTQFRNREIMFHVSTKLPFTDGDVQQLQRKRHIGNDIVAAVFQEESTPFVPDMIASNFLHAYILVQAENSCTDHTTYKVSVTAREDVPPFGPPLPNPAVFKKGPEFREFLLTKLINAENACYKSDKFAKLEGRTRAALLDNLHDELHRQTQATLGLGSVTDEDKLENGAHGGLLESFKRAMRVRSHSMETMVGSHKHKSPGAGGVPSSVSGGVLPQSSTECTKSTFTPPVVSAKSPLKSPVKRRSGLFPRLHSSTDSPTERHPTRSEQKTADIIPHSQEVRSETSSNPSSPEICPNKERPFVKLKECSGRTNISRSSSSTSSFSSTAGEGEGLEELDTSRHPSSASFAVFSPSLIVESQNSATPLIMCRSPTDGKIKTSPRSNLKFRFDKLSHSSTGH
- the rap1gap2a gene encoding rap1 GTPase-activating protein 2a isoform X6: MLERMQDDYIPYPRIEDVLEKGSPYPQVILPQFGGYWIEDVEAPVGTPTSSDSSFCEDEEAEGSGPGGEGGGFSFRLESNSTARAFRKHFLGREHMNYYCTGSSLGNLIMSLKHEEAEGQEFLRIMLRSKTKTLHDRIPLEGLPQLPSVPQIAKLLCDDVTGLKFNPVLYPRGSQLIVSFDEHEINNTFKFGVIYQKFGQTSEEELFGNNEETPAFAEFLSLLGENIELQDFKGFRGGLDVSHGQTGSQSVYTQFRNREIMFHVSTKLPFTDGDVQQLQRKRHIGNDIVAAVFQEESTPFVPDMIASNFLHAYILVQAENSCTDHTTYKVSVTAREDVPPFGPPLPNPAVFKKGPEFREFLLTKLINAENACYKSDKFAKLEGRTRAALLDNLHDELHRQTQATLGLGSVTDEDKLENGAHGGLLESFKRAMRVRSHSMETMVGSHKHKSPGAGGVPSSVSGGVLPQSSTECTKSTFTPPVVSAKSPLKSPVKRRSGLFPRLHSSTDSPTERHPTRSEQKTADIIPHSQEVRSETSSNPSSPEICPNKERPFVKLKECSGRTNISRSSSSTSSFSSTAGEGEGLEELDTSRHPSSASFAVFSPSLIVESQNSATPLIMCRSPTDGKIKTSPRSNLKFRFDKLSHSSTGH